The sequence tatcgtgaccggtttctggaaacctcagaaacttcCCTGGAGCTGCCCCAAGGACCACCCCAAGATTCACTACTGAGCTAGCTATGTattaaggccaatgaaacttgattagcagtttcgcgtcatcgcccgcatgcttttgatacacccgcatggaatttcattattggtatttcagatcgaaatactctaatagagcagtcacttttactctaatagagcaatcagctatactctaatggaaaaatcacttgttatagattagtaacgtactttagctatttaatgcaagaataatcagtgtagatctcactgtttttttggcagaaatcttcatgtttggatgtgtgtaattgtgcttttggaaaaataatgaataaataataataaccgctcgcccgcatcaaatttttaaaatctgagcgagaaactggtaatcaagtttcattggcctaatgtcTTATTTTGATCATGTTACTGAATTAGAACATATCATTATGTTTATACTACGCAAaatgattatttttatttatttatttttattttattttattcattaaggctttacagcacaagtgctgaagatctgtagaacacctggtcctacagcgtgtcctacagcctgtttaaagtagttacataaagtgtgtttgaacaagttgatgttgtgctacttctaaaaaccaagcgCCATggagctagctaactcatctggaattaactatagacagtacaTGAAtcaaccaactatgtattactatttttaaactcgtatttcgtaattcacgaaatttttgtaattcgttcaattacgttgctatgcactgcgaaagaagcgtttgttaaacagaccgcttttaccaacatattacgcacagaaatatcttctaaactgttttatagtgtgactaacgtgtttttttcccacaaattctctcgacaaagcctcaaagctgctcttcattttcgttcgcgtacgtaagggatacgccccctttcagctcgaagcgataggctattcctggtagtgtatgaggcctgcaccattgtttttcagttgttaaacgcctgaaaacctcaaggggaaggcaGTCTGAGGAaggtcgccacacccgtatttcagtctaccgaaaagaaaccacctcagagcaaagttcacctgtgcagaagtttaatacagacttcatttcgcttttacttcttacgtaaaagctgcttttaccattatttaacgattttgctcacgtgggtgcgtacgaacaaacatagataggtagataccgtatgtagataggtagataggtacacacacacacttttactaaaataatttcagtaaaccaggcggcTGTGGGCGTACGCCTAGTTTAAaaagtggagaaaggagaaaaaatccatgactgtacctgcactgaaaatttatttttattttttatttttttattttaactgctttttaatgcaggcaaggcctgcattaatggtctgtgggcaactggtgtccacagccagaaaaagtatacgtacaacttacaattacaattgaatgtataaaattacaatcaaattaagttagctggctaaggttattacatacatttacatttggtatatagttgaactatcctataattttaaaacttacatgtgtatttaataataaacttacttatatagctaagtacttattttaagagagagcaagaagaagaaaaaaaaagattaattactgctgaagtttggtgggcgaggagacttggagcaggtactacaagggcaaacaaagtgcatactgtggggattgtcagagttaaaattgtttataaaatgctgccagaagatcttgagtaactgtgatttaatggtgggaaaaggttgatttaagtcaagtactggtagactgttgtaggttcttggtaatctgttaaagtagaagttactttgtttgttggttgatgtaaaattgtgttgaagcttgttactggtggaggatctggtaggattgcggcaaaagttgacatagttactgatattgaaatgattagatggatgctggattgattttacgaagaagagtatgtcataaagatcataggtgtacatcagtggtagtatgttaagtttgataagacgtgttttgtaatcggttacatagtcattaagaataaatttggttgcccggcgttggattctttctaaagcagagatgtcgcaaataaggtaggggtgccataaaggagaacagtaaagtaattgtgatcgaactaatgctaaatataaagttttcttggttggaatgtcaactgagtggctgaaggtacgtctcagtagtccaagggttctataggctttagctgatatatggttataatgatttttccaagATAAATCAGTTGATAAAATGACACCGAGGTCACGGtgagtactactagttttgattatAGTGTCATCTATGAAGTAGGATGTAGGGAATTTTGTATTAAATGATAGATGTATAAACTTGCTGGTATTAAAAAATTGGTTCCAATCTCTAGACCAGTTTGCCATTGAATCaaggtcttgttgaagttgTATGGAGTCTAGATGTTCAAgaatttgtttatagcatttTGTGTCGTCTGCAAAGGAGAGAGCATTAGAGGAACGGACAGATAAAAATAAGTCATTGATGTAGATAAGAAATAAAAGTGGTCCTAGAATACTCCCTTGAGGCACACCTGATAGGACTGGTAAGAAAGTGGAATATGTACCATTAAGGCGAACGCATTGCTGTCTGTTGTTGAGGTAAGATCTAAACCACCACCAAAGATTACCAGTGATACCGATTTTCCagagttttaaaagtaattcattgtggggaactctgtcaaatgcttttgcaaagtctaagtatattacatctgtttgaattttacagtgttcatgaatactgtttaaaaatatGAGAAGTTGTTGTAAAGTTGAACAGCCTTTCATAAATCCGAATTGACACATAGAGATGACATTGGAAATGGAGGCTATAACTTTGTTGTATATTAATCGTTCAAGTACTTTTGATGCAACACAAAGCAGAGATATAGGTCTGTAGTTGGTGGCACTGTTTTTGTCACCAGATTTAAAGATAGGAGTAATACAGTGAATTTGCCATTCAGAAGGTAGTGAGTAGTAGTGGATAGCATATGAAAACAAATAGTGTAGAGGTTTGACTAGAACAGATGTACAGTGTTTTAGAATTGCTGGACTGATTCCATCGATACCAGTTGCCTTGTGAGGATCCAGAGATAATAATACATCGTAAACGTCTTCTTCAGAGATGTAAATTGAGTCGAGGGACACACTTGCTCGGggcatattttcaaaattaggAAGGGAATAAGTACTTCGAGAGAACACTGAGTAGAAGTATttgttaaataaattagcttTGTCAAGGTCTTGAGAGGCAGAAGTATTGTCATAAAATATTGTGGAAGGGATGGAAGCAGATTTGGTAAGGTTTCTCACATACTGGAATATTTTAGAGTCATTGCTGAAAGCAAAATTGCTCACCAGTTTTGCTTCAAAGTTGGCCTTAGCTTGTTGGATGCTAGCCTGTAGGGTTTCTTCAGCTGTTTTGATACGGAGCAGATTGTGTTCAGTAGGACGAGACTTGTACTTCTTTCTTAAAGTGCGAAGACACTTAATCTGGTGCCGTATGTTGGATGTAAACCATTTAGGAGATTGTGAGGACTTTAATTTGAATTTCGGCACAAATATATGCATTCCTCTAATGATACTGTTCTTAATAAAATGCCATATGGAATCAATGTCTGGTAAGTGTTCACAAATAGAGAAATCAATGTGTGACAAAAAGTTAATAAGTCCAGGGTAATTAGCTTTGGAGTAATCAAAAATGACTTGTGAAGTGTTAGAAAAGTTGATAAAAAACAAATGGGTAGAAATGACCCACCACTGatgggttgttttacctgcaattcaaacaACCCAATTTTGGGGTTATAACAACTATTAATGAAAGCTGTCATTTTGACTTTTGTCTTAGCAGTTGTTTCAACTTTAATGAAGTGGTCAGATCAACCCATCAGAAACCTTGTCAAAATAACCTAAATTAAAAGTGGTCAGATCTACTACGTGAATTCTACAGGTAGGTGGTCGTTTTGACTGATTTGCATGGATTAATTTGACACAATCATTGAGGTTGAATTGACCAAACTACAGTAATAATAACTTATAACTAAAGTTGCTCTTTCTACTGGCGCAGTAGTTTTtttaaccaggcgcacgcccacagccggccgaaggccggctgtgggcgtgcgcctggtttactgtaattgtttccgtaaaagtgtgtgtgtgtacctatctatctacctatctacctatgtacctatctacctatgtttgtccgtacgcacccacgtgagcaaaatcgtttaataacggtaaaagcagcttttacgtaagaagtaaaagtgaaatgaagtctgtattaaacttctgcacaggtgaactttgctctgaggtggtttcttttcggcggactgaaatacgggtgtggtgactttcctcagactaccttccccttgaggttttcaggcatttagcaactgaaaaacaatggtgcaggcctcgtacactgccaggaatagcctatcgcttcgagttgaaagggggcgtatcccttacgtacgcgaacgaaaatgaagagcagctttgaggctttgtcgagagaatttgtgggaaaaaacacgttagtcacactataaaacagtttagaagatagttttgtgcgtaatatgttggttaaagcggtttatttaaccatagatattagagtagcCTTTTGTAGAGTAGAGTAGCCTTCTGTAGCCTTTTGTATGTACACCAGTACACTGCACCACACCATAAAGTTTTTGCTCACATGCACAAATGTGTACTTGTGTTAATGATTAGTGTTCGTTGCGCTATAAACTGCAATCCATGTACACCATGTACATTAGTGTACTGTAAAGGTTACAAAGAATTATGGCCTTATAATAAGCCTCATATGTCATGTGTGCATATTACAAGGAAGGTTATACTATTTTAAATTTCTCTATTTCATACAGGTATTTACTGAAAGGCTGTTAGGTTTCTTTAGACCAATCTTGTGTGTTATGTTATATTATTGTTGCAACCAACTACTTTCCATTAACAAGTTACAAATGAATGGACAAGTGTAGTAAACTAGTAAACACTCAGTATAGgataaataatacaattcttgtgTATCAACTATTGTGTGGAACAAGGAAGGAAATTCTGTGTTGTGATCTCACCAACTGACCATTAAATCCCTAATCCCATTCTATCCATAATTAATCAAATAACCATTTTTTCAGGAAAATGTTCACTAGCTACAAATTCATGCACAGAATATCCCAACAATTTGGTGTGTGAAAAAGAAAGTAACTCACTGGTACTATAGCTTGTCTTCATGAAACATCCTGGCTGGACAGTTAttatacattaattataatctaaacaagttacaagtgagtgaacaaaaaatatttttaactaACCAATTAGTTTATTAATGTTTGGTGATGTATACAATTTCTTGTTAAAGCTGGTAATGTATACTTCCCACTTTTTGGAAGAAGATTCCAAAATCCAAATCAGAATTTAACATGCTGTCATAACCTGTGGAttattaggccacataaacttaattattagatTCATTTCTCATCCACATCCCCATcaccatttttcttacctcatcaagaaTTGTTTGCACAACTGGTGGCTAAggaggccaattagcaccttttatagttggtaccttgctagagtagtctaagaaaattgcattttgagtcattttagctagctaattcagctagtTATCTAGTTAGtggaaataaaataaaaatctgccctcccacactgctataaatttgagtacaggaggatgagaaactaataaataAGTTTATGTAGCATTATGGATGCTTAGTGACTAAATATggtaagtactgtacacatgttaaTACACAGTTACATGTGTACGTACTTCAAACATGatgagtattattattattattaacactttacagtgaccagcactgaaggtctacaacaacatgtgctgcagccttaggattacctaacctagtagGATATCAAACGGCAAAGTTGACAAAAGTTCAAAGCTCCAAATATCTTGCACCATGCACTCAAAATGTATGATGGACTGGTCTGTAGTATAAAGCTTAGAACTAATAAGTAGTAGTACCATAGTTttgtacagaattttaaaaaaatagtAACAATTGTTTCTCCAAGTTTCATACTATTTCCTCAACATATACTGCACAACAATTATCCCTCTTCTCACATAGTACCACATATGTATGTCCAACTTATTTTAACAAAACTAGAACTACTCAGCTTGGAAATACCCATAAGAgctcttaacccttaaacgcgcaaaggccattataatGGCCCTATTATTTATTACACCGAAAACGCACGAAAGTTTATGCTTACTTTTGTGAAAATAATCGCGCGTCTTTACAAGGCTGTATCTCTGAAAATCCTTGACGTATCAacttgaaacttggtacacagatgGTGGATACCCTGGGGTTTACCCATCGTGACTATCAATTGTTTATCATTAATGCTTCTCTATTTATCCGAAGTAATATGCGCATAACTTGGAAATAACCGTCATGGTAGGTGGCTCCGTTGGCGATTTGCCTCAATACTTGGTGTCGAGAAAGAGTTGTACCCTtgatacaaggtggtgaaattccATTGACATAGCTGCAACTCTCAGGTACTTATGAATTTTAGAAAAAAACTTGTGGTATTCACACAATTGTGCGAAGTAACCGCATGTCTTTACACGACTGTATCTGTGAAAATCCTAGATGTATCAGCTTGTAACTTGGTACACAGACGGTGGATAACCTGGGGTTtatccaatattattattatgtttttatCAATAATACTTCTCCATTTATCCACAGCAATACGCGCATCATTTGgaaataatcatcatggtaGGCAGCTCCTCTGTCCATTCGCCTCAACACTTGGTGTTTAGAAAGGGTGGTACCCTTGATACAAAGTGGTGAAATTCCATTGACATAGCTACAACTCTCAGGTAGTTGTGAATTGAAAAAAATTGTCGTATTCTCATAACtatttttaccctgtaggcatgtaaCAAAGAACTCCAACACAATCTCTGTGGCGTTTCAACGTGCTGCAAAGACGTATTCTGGTGACTGGTCAATCAAATACCAACAGCAATCCATTTTATCATGCACTGTTCATCAAAcataaagtattattattagcattagaatttgaaaaacttttcaaacataaaatGTACATGAAATATATACACTAAAGAGCTGGGATCTTTACTCAGTAAAGGGTTTGCCTCATTTAGAAACCACCGATCCAAGTGATTTCAGAGAAAAAAAACCACAATCGTGGAAAAACCTGAATTACAAACAGCTCTGTACATAAATAAACAGATAATACTGTCAACACATCTAAACTATATACATCGGCTGAACCTGTAAAAGTCTAAGACACAGTAAATAGCATACACCCCTTATTTATTTATAGTTTTCCTTGGTGTGGTATATCTTAAAACAATCTTCAAGGCACAAATGAATCATTCCACAATTTACGCAGCCATACTTAGTACATTTTCTATGTGTCTTCCGGTCAGAACACACTGCACGGTCACCGTCAGTCCCAAGGTTCTCTATGAAATGGCGTTCCTCAAGCCTCGCAGGCGATTGAGGAGGAAGAGCCTGTGATTGACGTCCTCCATGCTGGCGTGAGCTAtgttgacataaaagtttagtAGCCAGTTGCTCCTAAAGCTTTTGATGGTCCTACGATCATTCACAGGTGTGAAACAGCACTCTAGAGTATAAGCATTTTCGATAGCCAAATCCCTACCCCTACCGGTACCTCTACCCCTACCAGTACCTTTCCTCCTACCTCGACTAGGCACAAGATCCATTGGAGACACAGTTCCCCTACCCCTTCCTCTACCTCTACCCCTCCCTCTATTTCTACCAGACAAAGGATCAGATGGAGATGGTGAGTAGTCCCTGCCTCTATCACTAGGTGAAAATGGGGCATGTGGAGAAGAACGAGAGCGCTGGGAAGAACTAACAGGAGAGCCATGGTAGGCCACAGGAGAACCACTACAGGAGTATTCAGTTTCCAGGCTACCCATCCCACCGTCACTCACTCCACTATGTAGCCCAGATGGTCCAGGATGGCTTGACTCATCATGACCTTCACAATATCTTACATCAGCTATTAGAAGAAGCAGGACTCAAGTTATAAAACACGTGAAAAGCATTATACCTTCATAATCATCGTTTGTTTCTTCCTCGATGTCTTCTTCGTCGTTGCTGAACTCTTCCTCACGATCATTTTCTTCCACATCGCCATAATCATCTATAATGGCAGGCGAAGTGATAGGACCGATTCACCTGTCCGCCATTTTACCGTCTTGTTCCCTGGTAAGCCTATCAAGGACAAAAGAGTCTTCTCCATGGACAAAAGAGTCCTCTTCGTCCGAGTTGTTCCAGTCATCGTCGGAGTCGTTATAGAAAAGTTGATCAACAACAGTATTTTCATCCATATCTCGCTTATCTTTAATCACAGTACAAAGTTCTTGAGCTCGAATTAAAGCCCAGAAACGTGGCTATCCGTTGCACTAAACCGTTTCACGATCACGTAATCCTAGCGCGCGCACCTCTGTGCCAAATATGGAGGGCCACTTAAATGGCCCTTGCGATTTCAGTGCAATATTTCGTAAATTCgcgtgcgcgtttaagggttaaaatccTTTAACTATATTTTGGCTAATATTGTTAGGATTGCTAAAGAAAATGCACACATCAACATCTGTTCATCTGGTTGTCATAATGACTTATTTTACATGACATTCTACCAATCAGTTGTTTGTAATGAGACAATTATGATATATAAATACAGTAAAATACCTGTAAGTTTATCACTTAAAACTATGGACCATTCATGTACCATCATCAGTATGTGTACTATTATAAACAATAGTACCATAGGTACTGAATTGTTTAGCATTTTCAGTTAAGACTAATACAGTTTTGTTATTGACAAGATAATCACCTATGCAAACCTCCAGGATCTTTCTACACTACTACTAATTCATTCAGAACTCACCTCCTCGTCACTTCCTACCAATTGACATACTAACACTATTGCTATGATAATAACTAGACTGGATGATTGATCAGCAAATTCTGGATCATTGACAAGATGAATTATTTCTCACAACTCTCAAAGGTAACTGCAGATTACATAGTTACAGTAAAATCTCACTTACATGGCTAGCAGTTCTGCAATAGGTAACCGACCTCATCACATTAAACACAACCAATTGGTCCAAACCATAGTGAGACATgcttcattaataagaccatctcaATAGGTGCCCTATTAATGTGGTTTAAATGTACTGATAAAAAGAATGATC comes from Dysidea avara chromosome 4, odDysAvar1.4, whole genome shotgun sequence and encodes:
- the LOC136253214 gene encoding zinc finger CCCH domain-containing protein 4-like, which produces MDENTVVDQLFYNDSDDDWNNSDEEDSFVHGEDSFVLDRLTREQDDDYGDVEENDREEEFSNDEEDIEEETNDDYEADVRYCEGHDESSHPGPSGLHSGVSDGGMGSLETEYSCSGSPVAYHGSPVSSSQRSRSSPHAPFSPSDRGRDYSPSPSDPLSGRNRGRGRGRGRGRGTVSPMDLVPSRGRRKGTGRGRGTGRGRDLAIENAYTLECCFTPVNDRRTIKSFRSNWLLNFYVNIAHASMEDVNHRLFLLNRLRGLRNAIS